AAATAAAAGTTCTAATTTTGCCTGGAACTTTGGTGTTCCACAAAGATGACCAGCACTTCTCTTCTGTCGCGCTATTGGACGAAGCTCCTCTTTGATCGAGCAagttatctctcatatttctcaaattcaccaACATTCGGTATGCCGACCTGACAGAAAATGCACCTTTATTTTCAAATTCCCATGCCCAGAAGTCAATCACTGATGTCATGCAAAGAGGTATATTATTTATAACTTGAATATCAGACGGAAGAAAAAACGGGTGCAACTTATCATCTCTCCAAGCTGCTTGAGTGTGGTCAATCAATTCGCTGACCAAAACAGGGGGGTCGCTAGCCAGGCAAAGTAGTGGCCTCATCGACGAGTCTCTTGGTATCCAATTGTCTGCCCAAATACGGGTGTTTGAACCATCCCCAATGCGCCTTATAATGCCTTGCGAGAACACGTCTCTACCTTCTAGGATTGACCTCCATACCTGAGATGGGTGTGATCCCAATTCGACCGTCAGAATGTCATTGTTTGGGTAGTAGACAGATTTAAGCAACCACGCGCAAAGTGAATCAGGCACTGTGAGCAGGCGCCACGATTGACGGGCCAATAAGGCTAAATTGAAGAGCTCGATGTCCCTAAATCCCAATCTGCCACACTTCTTCGGTAGAGTCATAACTCTCCAGGAAACCAGTGTGGTTTTTTTTGACCCTCTTTGCTACCCCAGAAGAACTGGCGAATGAGCGTATTCAGCTTTTCACATAAACCTCGTGGCAATTTAAAGCATGACATCGAGAAAACCGGGACGGCCTGTGCTActgatttaataagaatttctttGCTTGCTACAGAGATAGTTTTCTCAGTCCAACCTTTCACCTTAGACCATAACCTGTCTTTCGGATACTTAAACACACCCATCCTGGAAGAACCAATATCAGAGGGCATACCCGAGTATTTCTCATTAAGAGTTTCAGTATGGATGTTGAGAACCCCCTTTACTTTTTGTCTGACATTGTCTGGTGTTACCTTGCGGAAATAAACTGAGGACTTGTTTGTATTGATCCTTTGCCCAGAAGCTTGGCAATAGGAATCCAACAGGTTTGACACTTCCATCGCCCCTGAACCGTTTGCCTTGAAAAACAACAGGCTATCGTCAGCTAATAACAAATGGTTAACTCGTGGCGCTGAAGGAGCCACTTGAATCCCACTCAAATGCAACGAATTGTCTCTTTTAAGGAGgcctgaaaggccctctgctgctactAAGAAAAGGTACGGTGATATTGGGTCTCCCTGCCGAATACCTCTCGAATGTTTGAAATCTTCAAGTATGAGACTGATTTAACCATATTCATGACAATTGAAACCCATCTCTCAGAAAAGCCAAGCTTGAGCGTTACTGCCTCCAGATATGTCCATTCTACCCTGTCGTACGCTTTCATCATGTCTAGCTTCAGGGCACAGTGGCGATGTTTCAGGGCTTTATTTCTTTTCATAAAGTGCAAGCACTCATAAGCAACAATGATGTTATGTCACGATGGGCCTAAGATTCTCTTGTGCACATCACTCTTTCATAGATCTAGTTGGAGCGTAATAGTTGGTTTTTTCTTTTAGAAGATTGATATGATGTCATCGGTGGTTATTGCCTGGTTGAAGAATAAATTTGTTATGTGACAACTTGCGAGGAGCAGTGGGTATATTAATAGGATTACACGAGTTtatgttcgtgcgtgtgtgtgtgtgtgtgagtgtgtgtgcgcgcgcgcacgcgcgtgtgtgtgtggGCGCTCGCGCGTGTGCGATCACCTATCTCTGCTCACAACTCTGTAATTTCCTCTTGGTACTTCCTCTCCTTTCAATACAAAAGGCACTAAAGTATCGTGCTTGTTCTTGAAAGGGAATATCTTTAGTCGTGTGCATAATAGAAGCATCTACGCTACCAAGATAGTTAAATATATTAAGATTGGAACAACATATGCAAACATTACAGAACATTTAAATAGCATAAATTCTGCTGATGGAAATGATTTATTTTGATTTATAAGAAATCTGGTTTAACCTAATGTCcaaaataaaaattaataaataaataatacaTTTCATAGCAAATTGTAATTCCACTATAATAGTTTTGAATTTATTGTGATATATATTTGAGTTACTCTTACTAAACTTTAATATTAATATCATCAATGAAATTATGTCAATATTATTACATAAAATATAAGTTACATGCTATTTAATTacataataattaaaaaaatactGATATTGAAATATGCAGAGTTaaaaatgtttggtataaatgtATAAGAAATGAATTTTGAGATGTGTATGTATGAAAAGAATTATTCACACAAATAATGGGTTTGCAAGAACCTATCTTAGTGGACAGAGTTTATTATAGGCTCAACATAGAATATTTAGTCAAAAATATCAGTGAACTTATGGAACTTCATTAGCATGTGATCAACTTACCGCCTGATTTTTCAATGTTGAGCAATCCCATATAACCAGTTACTTGTACTCAACTTACCTTATTATATTTTATTATTCCATTTTACTATCTCTGATTAGTATTTACAATTTTACATCTTCATTTTTACAGTTACATAATTACATTAAATTGTAGATATGCAGCAATTATATAGGGGTGAAACTGGTTAGTGAATACATTTTTCACATGAACATTTTGTCAGCACCTGCTTTATTTATTCCATACACTCTAATATCTCAGAGGCTTTATACAATATTGACAAATTATGTCAAATGTGCATGTTTTTAATGTGGTCTTTATTTATTCCATAGATAGAACTACAACATTCTCTTGGCTAGAGAGTGTGTGGTGCATTTAGAAAGTAAACAATACATTATATCATGAAGATAATTAACCATGTTTCCCTGAAAAGAAACATTCTACTTTGTTAGAGCTCTCCAACTTGTATTCCAGTGTCCAGAACTAGACCCATTGTGCTTGCACTACTCGGATTAGCGGTGGGTCCTGTCTAGTGCCAGACACTGATAATCTAAGAAATTGGGTGAAAATCAATGCCTGCCACTGCTATTGTCTTACCAGTGGCGCACGCCAGTTTACAGACGCCGCTGGTAAAACATGCCCAGATTTATCGTGGGACAAACATTACCAGTGACGGGCACAAAAATATGCCCACCACTGGTACTTGAGTAACCAATGGTGGGCGGCAGTACGTACCAACCACTGTTATTTTTGGTCTAGCAGCAAATCTGTCCAAAAATACCAGTGGTGTGCACTATTTCCTGCCCGCCAGTAGAAACATAGCGTTCAAACGAGCTCTGAAATTGATGAAAATTGGCATGATGTCCTCATAGAACCCTGTAGTGCATGGTAAAAATTTGAGTGCATTACAGCAAAAACtctatgcacttcgtgtacaaactgaacacaCTCCAGCGAAGTGTAAGGGTTTCGAATGGAGACCGCCACCTACCACACTTAAGTCCATTTTTATATATCAGTTTTCGTGATTAACACAGATCACTGGAAGCCTCATGGTCAAATTTAAGCACTTTTTGTGTTGGTTTGCTATTTTCGAAGCACTAAGTAATTTAGAGGTCGCTAAAAAGGTCAGAATGCAAATTCGTTCAACATACCGTGCAAAGCAGCTTTGAAATGgatgaaaattggcatggtgtaTTCATAGGACCACAATAGGGAGTGGTAAAATTTGAGAGCACTACAGAAAAACTTGATGCACTTAATGTACATACCGAACACTCTCCGGTGAAGTGTAAGGGTTTCAAATGGAAACCGCCACCTGCGACATTGAAGTCAACGTTTATACATCAATTGAACTTCAAACATTTTCCATGATTAACGTAGAACAGTGGAGGCCACATGGTCAAATTTGAGCACCTTTTTAGATGGTTCTCTATTTTCGAACCATTAATTGCTTTATCGGCCACTAAAAAGGTCAAAACGCAATTTCGTTTAACATACCATTCAAATGAGTTCCTAAATTgatgaaaattggcatggtgtctACATAGGACCCCTATAGCACGTGGTAAAAAATTTGAGAGCACTATGGAAAAGtttatgcacttcgtgtacaaaccaaACACTCTCTGGCAAAGTGTAAGGGTTCTGAACAGAAACGACCAGCTGTCACACTTAAGTCAAGTTTTATAGGTCAATTCAACTGCAAACTTTATCCATGATTAACACCAGTCAAGTCTCTGGATTTTCGTTGCTTTCTTCGACTAAAGATGACAATAACCTACATGTCACTTTACCATGTTGTAGCAcatagcttacgaccaagatatcctacattgcacatgagtgcattcaggatttctgaaagcgatgaatgcttaatagtgaaagattggagcaaaattgttaacgatcgcagagaagtactaagGGGCAGCAaagagaagcgcaacccacgattaggagacagattcatctgcatgctccagtatgatgaatcaggagagctatacatgttctatgctattttacctgagagggagcagtaggagtgatttagctagttcatgctcttagtacttgtcctctcatgttcgTATTCTCGTCCTGAACTTAATTAATCTCAAATAGTGATTTGCttgtgaacgcttataatatcatgaccatatTGAACtcaatgatatctttgcttctgttacaagtgaatgtttctaCTTTAAGCTGATGTTGGTGGtaattagatagcggtaatgactatgatgataaaTAATGGtaatgacgactacgatgatttttagctagctagtatNNNNNNNNNNNNNNNNNNNNNNNNNNNNNNNNNNNNNNNNNNNNNNNNNNNNNNNNNNNNNNNNNNNNNNNNNNNNNNNNNNNNNNNNNNNNNNNNNNNNNNNNNNNNNNNNNNNNNNNNNNNNNNNNNNNNNNNNNNNNNNNNNNNNNNNNNNNNNNNNNNNNNNNNNNNNNNNNNNNNNNNNNNNNNNNNNNNNNNNNNNNNNNNNNNNNNNNNNNNNNNNNNNNNNNNNNNNNNNNNNNNNNNNNNNNNNNNNNNNNNNNNNNNNNNNNNNNNNNNNNNNNNNNNNNNNNNNNNNNNNNNNNNNNNNNNNNNNNNNNNNNNNNNNNNNNNNNNNNNNNNNNNNNNNNNNNNNNNNNNNNNNNNNNNNNNNNNNNNNNNNNNNNNNNNNNNNNNNNNNNNNNNNNNNNNNNNNNNNNNNNNNNNNNNNNNNNNNNNNNNNNNttggtgatgatatgatgcaagagtttattTCTATATTaatatgtgatgatgatgatgagttattatatatatatcatttatgaaagaaaccgcaaatTAGTTTGAACTAGATGGATCCTAGCtaattaagtgatcaagtatatatatatgccatatccatatccatatcaagtataacaactcattataacgtaaaacaatcctaaattaaattgataacacaaatttaaaggaaaaataaaaaataaaaccaaagccCACAAACATtttgtaccggttggtgttaccaaccggtactaatgatctacCGCACCCgtggcctggctcgtgccacgtggttgccctttagcaccggttcatgctgaaccggtactaaaggggggggcctttagtgcccacattttagtgccggttaccgaaccggcactaaagggccttacgaactggtGCTATTGCCCGGCTCTGCACTAGTGCCTTCTTCCAGATAGTCTCTAACatgtcccacagctatagcactccgcctccttctgtatCCGTCATCcacactttgccatgtgcactgaacaccccatgtgcactgaacaccacagaatatacggccatgtactctctcagcttttAACAATTTCAGACTctccgccactttctcagattcacCATGGTCAACTCTTGTTCATCAACCGGCACCGATAGACTCAGTCACCAAATTGAATttggtactcgtcaacactgcttcagcacccctaCACACTTTGCCTAACAACATATCTGACCCCCAGTGCCTTGGGCttgtcgctgtgtcccgtgcttaccgcacgcctcgccgctatcatcgcgtcgagcctctgctgtcctggtctgtagaagtgcatgctctagccaatgcaaccaaaagactgatctgatggaagagactaggtaGCACATTATAGGTCAACACTCCctctcacgtgtggctccctcaggcctaaacgtggaccgaaagtgggctgcaatttaattgcgccagccgggtcttgaactcaagacctcttggctccgataccatgtagaagtgcatgctctagccaatgcaaccaaaagaccgatctgatggaagagactaggcagcacattataggTCAACAtggtcgagtctcccgggtagctagcccacactgcctcaacccccactgcagagaaccaccaatcatcaccgaccgatgctgagtatcacgtctccattagaccactggtacccagtctgatccacgtgtctctcgctatcccgctgaaataggcttcgactctctgtcgacttacgccgtagcccctcaatcaacATGGAGTGAAGTCTTCCAGACTCTAGCTTTACCTTCAACATGACTCTATGGTAGATGAGCAATCCACCCCCGCGCCCCATTGACTTCAAGCTATCATGTGCGCActgtcttgaatcaaccccgcgccatagtcttgtcgaagccacacaagcactcgggcctgcgccacgtgtttccacgtcAGAGAAGTCGggcaccatcagcatcacgctcctatgtcgtcatcGCCGATCCGAcaaccgtcttctgtaccaaccgactcacATCGATCTGTCAGACTGAcaagtccgacccagccgaacatatccgactgcaaccatgcttCACCCTGCGCCGTGTCCGCCCACACATCTCTGTGCATTGCCTTGACGCCCTATATTTGCATGATCCTGTCATGGTGCGCTCCAGACTCCTCCAAGCCTTATACGCACGTCGTCATCCTCGACTCCCGTTTGATTGCTGTACCGAACAACAATGCTGCTGCCATGACATCATCTCCTTAGCATACAAGAAAAGAGCCTAAAAAACAGTCCCTGTAGTCTCCGTGCACGTGTAGGAACCACTCAACAATTAACTAGCTCAGCTCCACACCCGTAACACAACTTGTTTGACTAGTTTTCTAGTTCTATTCTTCTCCACACTTGAGATCAACATGGTACCAATTACCAAACGAATCCTGTACCAATACACTGCAACACCTCTCCAGGGAATCGATATTTTTCCTTAACAAATCTCTCGTGCCTTTGCACTTCCAGCATCAGCCACGCCCACGCATGCATATTCCACGCACAGTAGCTCACCTAGCCTGCGCCTCGATCGCTAGCGCTCCAGGCTCCAGCTGCGTTCCACCCTGACATGGGCCTTTGCCCGCGCGCCTCGGTTGCGGCCAGCGCCCAGCTGCTATGCCAACGTGCACGTCGCGCTGGAGACCAGCTCCTGGAACCTGGCACACCACGGCCTTGGGCCTGCCTAGCACCGCTGGGCCTTGCGCCTCAGATCGGGCCGCCTGCCCTAGTCATCTGCACGCTGCTGCTCTCTCGATACGATCTCGCCGAGAACTCGGCTGCTGTACGTTCCGTCGTTGCCACGATCAATCCATCGCTCACGAAGACGCCGTTCCCATGTACACGCCGCCTGAGCCACCAGTCCGATCGAAATCCTACTACTTCCACGCTGACGCATCTACGTGCTTCTCCGATTGCCTTGCTGCCAATCCATGCAGATTGGTTGATCATGTCGCCGATCCGATCAAACCAGTTGCTATCCACCGTGGCCGCAACTTTCAATCTCAGCCACACGCTGATCAACTTCCGATCTCTGCGGCAGATCCTCTAGATCAACTTCCACGGCCTCTTCGAACCTtactcatgataccacttgttagaataaatccgaggcgctccatcaatctaccgaggaccaagcaatcacgcAAGCACgataccgagatttgttaacgaggttgaccgctatggctacatccccggggcatgactacggacagtcctccccatgacaccgctacaataccgcaccacggccgcccgggcgccggcacacgccgccggctcccccgcgtgcctgtgctattatgttggcataggttacatcgtgtgtctgtccccgctatatatgagaggcctaggatacaggtgtcctacttggacacgactccgtATCCTGTCTACACACACCgtacgactccaagtccaactacaacctaacttgtacaataatattcgacacaactctaacaatatgtagtagcgtcggatagatatacaaaaacttgttgttcgacccaGCACAAAGAAatagaggtcacttctctctatatatgttcatgacgatcttgtgtaatggTTCCTTCAATGctatatgtagtagctagcgtCGAGTTGAATGAAaacattaaataaaaataaaatactaaatgTAAAAGAATTGAAGGGTAAACATTATAAAAATAAAACGGGGAAACACAATACGAAAACCCATAAACTctccaaaacccctaaacccctcctttcaaaaaaaaacccagTGCCTGGCAGCTGGTGATGCGTGGCTGCCTTTTAGTCCCGGTCGGTGTTACCTaccaggactaaaggtcctcctgcctgggcgccccaCTGCAGCCACGTGGAgctcctttagtctcggttcgtaacCCAAACGTGGAGCTCCCgattgcagaaccggcactaaataGTGTTTGAAAATGAGActgatgccctgttttctactagtgttacccGGAAAAAAggatcgtactccctccgttttgaaTTACTCGTcaaagaaatgaatgtatctaaatgtattttagttgtagatacatccatttttatgacaagtaattccgaacggagggagtacatgagttGATTCATTTTTTTAGTGGGACAATTAAAAAAAATCAATTCTTTGCTTTTTTGTTTTTAGATTAGAAAAAGGatcaccccgcaaaaaaaaattagaaaaaggaTCGATTCTTTTATACTATAGGATCGTACCACAACCCTTAAAAAAAGATCGTACCAcgatttttttttcttgttttttttagcGATCGATCCGGTATTTTTCCTCCTATAGACATCGATCGTGAATATATACGATCGGCAGAAAACGCCATCCTGTTCCAGGCCTCCGAGAAGCCAACCGCCGTCGTCGACGCCCTAAACCTAAACCAAGGTACCTTTTCCGACTCACCACGGCCGGCAGCGATCACCGGTCGCCGACCATCCGGTCGATTTTCCTCTGCCAGATTGatcatctcctctctctctccatttGCAGATCGACCCGACGACGTAGACCCtgaccatggaggaggcagagaagGGGGAGATCTTCGAGAGGAACACCATGTCGACATTGGACAGGCATCCGGATCCGTGGCCGACGGCTGGCCTGCTCACCGACGACCTCATCCTGGAGATCCTCTCCCGCCTCCCCGCCAGATCCCTCCACCGCTTCAAGTGCGTTTCCGTGTCCTGGCGCGACCTCATCGTCGACCCTGCCAACCGCAACAAGCTGCCACAGACCGTTAACAGCAGCGGGTGCGGCCACCACTTCGCCAGCATATCCGGCCACGGCGCAGCCCCGTTCGATCCTTCGCTGCAGCCTAACAAATACATGGACATGGTCCAGGTGGACGCCTGCAACGGTCTCCTCCTCTACTGCGGCTGCAACGAGAAGTTGTCCCCTTTCAATTGGGCAGAGGATGATTTCCGTTTTGTCGTGTGCAATCCCCTCACTGGGAGGTGGGTGGAGCTGCCTCCTACGCTGCAGGCGCCAGAAAATAACAGATATAGTTGTACCGCAGGCCTGGCTTTTGATCCGGCGGACTCATCCCATTTCAATGTTCTTCACTTCGAGCAGGCCCTTCACGAAGCTTACGTTACAGGAGTGAACATCTACTCGTCGCGGGCAAGAGCCTGGACTCGCAGGGATAGTGGGATGGTTGAGAAAGTGGCGCCGTTCTTCCGTGGTAAATGTGTCTTTGTTGGCTGTATGATGTATGTGATTGGCAGCCTGATGGACATGAAAAATGAGTACGTGCTCATGGGGGTGGACATGGAGGGGAAAGTGTGGAAGACTATCCGTGTGCCGTATGGACAAAGATTTGCTACGATTGGAGTGTCACAGGGGTGCTTACACTATGCTGCAGCTTCTGTCGTTGATAACAATAATAGGACGGTTTCCCAGATAGCGCTCTGGTGCCTCAAGGATCGTGACAGCAAAGAATTAGTCCTGAAGCATACTGCCAACATCAATAAACTTATGAGCATGACTGGAAAGAAGTACATGGTGGATGCGATTCATCCAGAGTGCGACACAATTTTTTTGATTTCATATGGAGGTGACACCTTAGCGGCGTATGATATGCGACATCAGAAAGTTGGTTGTATCCTTAATCTTGAGAAAAGCAATACATACCGATTTCTACCCTATGTTCCTTTGTTCTCAGAGTCGTTAGCAGATGCAGATGAGCAGTAGCGTCACCTTCAAACAACCCTTGTGCTTCCTCCAGGAATTGATTCTTCTGTTGGTTGAAGTATTTGCCTGTGTACTTTGGAATCTACTTGAATCACGCGGCTCAAGTTCCTGGTGATTAATTACAGTCGTGCTTGCTTGATTTCTAGTTTAGAGCACATGCATGGTAAACCTACATATTGTCATTTCCAAAGAACATTGTTACTCTTGCTCTTGTTTACTGTTATTCTGGACATGGCTTAGTTCCATGGGGTTAAATTATATTCTAATCAGCCTTCTTGTCCATAACAATCAGTTATTATGATTACCCTAAATCTTAGTGCAGATCGATTATCAACCTGATATTTTCCTAAAAGGTTCAATCAGGCTGGTTACCGATGTGATGTCACATTCAGTATTTCGGTAAAGCACTGCCTTTGAGCAAGTTCCTTCTATGCATGTTTTCTGTAGCTAATGAATTCAATTGAGCTTTGGATCTGTTAATCACAGAGAAATTGCATCAATGTCAATACTTTTAAATGCAGCTTCATGGACATGCACTATATTTGTCTGTCAACACAGCTGATTGACCACCAAAAATTGGTGTCTGCTGTGTTGATTGATTTGGCTGCGGTGCTACTTGCTACCCTGTTTGAGTCGGCTCACCAAAATCGTTTGTGATGTGATGATTCCTGATTCTTGAATGAATTTGCTTTAGTGCTCTGATACGAGAGTAGACAATATGAACTGAAAACAGTCGAGATGAATTTAAGACTGCCATTTATTTCCAAGAAAATCTCTGAGCTGCTTGAGAACTAATGATGTATTTACCTGGAACTTGGCATGTACTAAGTCAGATGCATGTAACAGTTTTGAATTCATAAATAGCTGGCCATTCATTTGTCCGTCTAATCACTTGCCACAAAGAGCAGAGGACAGAGTCCCagctatctatatctatacctacatcataataataataataataataataataataataataataataataatatctaGTGAAGCATATAAATGACTCGGTACAATCTCCTCATGTCTCTTGTACAAGATTAATTAAGCTGTCTCGGCTAGCTGTACGTGACTAAGCTAGTTGCATGCAGACGTGATTCATCAAAGAGTAAGCACGCACAAGCTTCTAAACCAACAATTACTTAGTTCAGTGAGCTGGCCAAGTTTCTACCCATATACGCGGGCAAAACAATAACTTATTATGCCTTAATTGTCTCGATCAAAAAAACTTGATGCACGCAGCTCACCAGACCAGGAATTTTTTCAGAGATCTTTACATTTTGCAGCTTTAGGTCGTGCTTCTGAGGCAGCTCTGCTGAACCAAATAGCGAAGGCAGAATGCAATAGATATCACGTCAATTCTTGATTTCTCAGGGCCTATGTAGAGAGTAAGAAAGATGGGTGAAGAATAGGTTCATTTCGCGGTCGGTCGGTCAGAAGAACTTCACAAAGGAGAAAGCTAACATTCTATGGGCTGCTGCAAGGGCCGGCCACCGTTGCTCTTCTTGTCCACACTCATCTTAATTTAAGGCTCGGGGGCAGCGGTCCGCTCAGCTTTGCACATAGCTCGACCACTGGTTGGGACCCACGCGAAAACACTTAGAAACCCATCGGTCCGGCGGGCGTGTCTTCTCCGATTCTCGATGGCATCGTGTGGCGTCGCTCCGGCGCGCTGCCTGAGGGCCCTAGTCTGACTATTTAAGCCGGACACTGGCACCCAAACCATACCCTGCCCCATTTCCTTCCACTCCCATCCACAGCCGCCACATTCCAATCAACTCATCATCCGCCGCTAGCCATGCCCCGACGTCGAATCAAACGGCAGCTGGAGCTGCTTGAGTAGATCCGGGCTAGGCGCAAAGCCCTAATTCGTAGTCAGCCTATACCTCCATACTCGCTGCAGCCAGAGGAGTAGGaggagctggaggaggaggagcaacaGGAGGAGCAGGATGGGGCCATGGTGGATGCAGGGCCGGAGGATGAGGAGGATACAACCAAGAGGCAGATATGGTGCCTCCAGTTGCGGGCTTCGTCATGACTAAGGCGCTAGCTGAGTTAGACGTGGCCCAAGCAGTAGAGGCGGCAGAGGAGCATGCCATCCTCGACTCCATCCAGTCGGATGCGGAGGTGGAGGAAGACTGCCACGTCCTCCATTAGCGGGGCGCGGAGCTCACTGAGATAGAGTCTGACGAGGAGCCCGAGGTGAGGCCGGCGTCCATCCGCCCAAAGGCAGGGCCATCCGGCACTGCCAGCGCAGAGGTCATTGACATCTCCGACGATGAGTAGTGTAGCCTAGCTTATAGGTTATCTATGTAGTATGTAGATTTTATTTTTCATGCTTTGCATAGATATGAGGTATCAAATATAAGGTAGTTAGATGAGCGAAGGAAAAATGAGGGATACCCGGTCACTGCCCGCGGACACACCCGGACACATCCACATGCATTTGAGG
The sequence above is drawn from the Triticum aestivum cultivar Chinese Spring chromosome 7A, IWGSC CS RefSeq v2.1, whole genome shotgun sequence genome and encodes:
- the LOC123150335 gene encoding putative F-box protein At2g16220, with translation MEEAEKGEIFERNTMSTLDRHPDPWPTAGLLTDDLILEILSRLPARSLHRFKCVSVSWRDLIVDPANRNKLPQTVNSSGCGHHFASISGHGAAPFDPSLQPNKYMDMVQVDACNGLLLYCGCNEKLSPFNWAEDDFRFVVCNPLTGRWVELPPTLQAPENNRYSCTAGLAFDPADSSHFNVLHFEQALHEAYVTGVNIYSSRARAWTRRDSGMVEKVAPFFRGKCVFVGCMMYVIGSLMDMKNEYVLMGVDMEGKVWKTIRVPYGQRFATIGVSQGCLHYAAASVVDNNNRTVSQIALWCLKDRDSKELVLKHTANINKLMSMTGKKYMVDAIHPECDTIFLISYGGDTLAAYDMRHQKVGCILNLEKSNTYRFLPYVPLFSESLADADEQ